Proteins encoded together in one Dechloromonas sp. HYN0024 window:
- a CDS encoding LysR substrate-binding domain-containing protein, with translation MKITLRQLEVFAAVARLENVSRAAAQLNMSQSAASTALLELERHFACPLFDRVGKSLRLNGSGRGLLPQAEDMLARAHEIEGFLAGGRLAPVAVGATLTIGNYLATLVVVDYLQKNPGSRVDLAVCNTQQVVDRLRRFELDVGLIEGEASDSDLIFEPWIDDELVVFCAPSHALAKAGEAAPAVLAEQKWIVREPGSGTRALFDRAIRSVGVDADVCLQLEHTEAIKRAVESGLGVGCLSRLSLREALRRGSLVEIKTPALALRRRFQFVRQRRRHLSTATRMFIDECRRLTGDAADTSQLTLPFIP, from the coding sequence ATGAAGATCACCCTGCGCCAACTTGAGGTCTTTGCGGCCGTTGCCCGTCTTGAAAATGTTTCGCGAGCCGCGGCTCAGCTCAACATGTCGCAGTCGGCAGCGAGCACGGCGCTGCTCGAACTGGAGCGTCATTTCGCTTGCCCTCTGTTTGACCGCGTCGGCAAATCCCTACGCCTCAACGGGAGCGGGCGGGGCTTGTTGCCGCAGGCCGAAGACATGCTGGCCCGAGCCCATGAAATTGAAGGATTTCTGGCGGGGGGGCGTCTGGCTCCCGTCGCCGTCGGGGCGACGCTGACGATCGGCAATTATCTGGCGACGCTGGTGGTTGTTGATTACCTGCAAAAAAATCCGGGCAGTCGGGTCGATCTTGCCGTTTGTAATACGCAACAAGTGGTTGATCGCCTGCGCCGCTTTGAACTCGATGTTGGCCTGATCGAGGGCGAGGCCAGCGATTCGGATCTGATCTTCGAGCCGTGGATTGACGATGAACTGGTAGTGTTTTGCGCCCCATCACACGCCTTGGCGAAAGCTGGGGAGGCGGCACCGGCCGTCCTGGCGGAACAAAAATGGATCGTGCGGGAACCGGGTTCAGGGACGCGTGCCCTGTTCGACCGGGCGATCCGCTCGGTCGGCGTCGATGCCGATGTCTGTCTGCAGCTTGAGCATACCGAGGCGATCAAGCGGGCGGTCGAATCGGGTCTGGGGGTCGGCTGCCTGTCCCGGCTGTCGCTGCGCGAAGCGCTGCGGCGCGGCAGTCTGGTCGAGATCAAGACGCCGGCACTGGCCCTGCGTCGCCGCTTCCAGTTTGTCCGTCAGCGCCGGCGCCACCTCAGTACGGCAACCCGCATGTTCATTGACGAGTGTCGTCGTCTGACCGGCGATGCGGCCGATACCAGCCAACTGACCTTGCCATTCATTCCCTGA
- the nrdR gene encoding transcriptional regulator NrdR produces the protein MKCPFCSHDDTAVVDTRLSDEADVVRRRRKCNACDKRFTTYERAEIQLPQVVKKNGLRTEFSRAKLRASLELALRKRPVSIESVDAAVADIEERLLSAGEREVSTQQLGELVMRELKKLDKVAYIRFASVYRNFEDVDAFSKAIREVSPTSRKK, from the coding sequence ATGAAATGTCCATTCTGTAGCCACGACGACACAGCCGTTGTCGACACCCGTCTCTCCGATGAGGCGGATGTCGTTCGTCGCCGCAGAAAGTGCAACGCTTGCGACAAGCGCTTTACCACCTATGAGCGGGCTGAGATTCAACTGCCGCAAGTGGTCAAGAAAAATGGCCTGCGCACCGAGTTCAGCCGGGCCAAGCTGCGGGCAAGTCTTGAACTGGCCTTGCGCAAGCGGCCGGTGTCGATCGAGTCGGTCGATGCGGCGGTTGCCGATATCGAGGAAAGGCTCTTGTCAGCCGGTGAGCGCGAAGTCAGTACGCAGCAGTTGGGCGAACTGGTCATGCGCGAGTTGAAGAAACTCGACAAGGTGGCCTATATCCGTTTCGCCTCGGTCTATCGCAATTTTGAAGACGTCGATGCCTTCTCCAAGGCGATCCGCGAAGTCTCGCCGACATCCCGAAAAAAATGA
- the glyA gene encoding serine hydroxymethyltransferase: MFSAKDTLAKVDPELWQAIQAEVQRQEDHIELIASENYVSKAVMEAQGSQLTNKYAEGYPGKRYYGGCEFVDVAEQIAIDRLKKLFGAEAANVQPNSGSQANQAVLMAFAKPGDTIMGMSLAEGGHLTHGMALNMSGKWFNVVSYGLDANEAIDYDKMEALAREHKPKIIVAGASAYALRIDWERFAKVAKEVGAIFWVDMAHYAGLIAAGFYPNPVPFADVVTSTTHKTLRGPRGGVILMKAEHEKALNSAIFPGLQGGPLEHVIAAKAVAFKEAATPEFRNYQEQVVANARVMAKVLGEERGLRIVSGRTESHVFLVDLRAKNITGKEAEAALGRAHITVNKNGIPNDPQKPFVTSGIRIGSPAMTTRGFTEIEAETIAHLVADVLEAPNDEAVAAAVRTKVAALCARFPVYGA, translated from the coding sequence ATGTTTTCCGCGAAAGACACCCTGGCAAAAGTTGACCCTGAACTCTGGCAGGCCATTCAGGCCGAAGTACAGCGTCAGGAAGACCACATCGAACTGATCGCGTCGGAAAACTACGTGAGCAAGGCCGTCATGGAAGCTCAGGGCTCCCAGCTCACCAACAAGTACGCCGAAGGCTATCCGGGCAAGCGCTACTACGGTGGCTGCGAATTCGTCGACGTCGCCGAGCAGATCGCCATCGACCGCCTCAAGAAGCTGTTCGGTGCCGAAGCCGCCAACGTCCAGCCGAATTCCGGTTCGCAGGCCAACCAGGCCGTGCTCATGGCCTTTGCCAAGCCGGGCGACACCATCATGGGCATGAGCCTGGCCGAAGGCGGTCACCTCACCCACGGCATGGCACTCAACATGTCCGGCAAGTGGTTCAACGTCGTTTCCTACGGCCTTGATGCCAACGAAGCCATCGACTACGACAAGATGGAAGCCCTTGCCCGCGAGCACAAGCCGAAAATCATCGTCGCCGGAGCCTCGGCTTACGCCCTGCGTATCGACTGGGAACGCTTCGCCAAGGTGGCGAAGGAAGTCGGCGCCATTTTCTGGGTGGACATGGCCCATTACGCCGGCCTCATCGCCGCCGGCTTCTACCCGAATCCGGTGCCTTTCGCCGACGTCGTCACGTCGACCACGCACAAGACCCTGCGCGGCCCGCGCGGTGGTGTCATCCTGATGAAGGCCGAGCATGAAAAGGCCCTCAATTCGGCCATCTTCCCCGGCCTGCAAGGTGGTCCGCTGGAGCACGTGATCGCCGCCAAGGCAGTCGCCTTCAAGGAAGCCGCCACGCCGGAATTCCGCAACTATCAGGAACAGGTCGTCGCCAACGCCCGTGTCATGGCCAAGGTGCTGGGTGAAGAGCGCGGCCTGCGCATCGTCTCCGGTCGTACCGAAAGCCACGTCTTCCTCGTTGATCTGCGTGCCAAGAACATTACCGGCAAGGAAGCCGAAGCAGCGCTTGGTCGTGCCCACATCACGGTCAACAAGAACGGCATCCCGAACGATCCGCAGAAGCCGTTCGTCACGTCCGGTATCCGCATCGGTTCGCCGGCCATGACGACGCGCGGTTTTACCGAAATCGAAGCCGAGACCATCGCCCACCTGGTGGCCGATGTGCTTGAAGCTCCCAACGACGAAGCCGTGGCCGCAGCTGTGCGTACCAAGGTCGCCGCGTTGTGTGCGCGCTTCCCGGTGTACGGCGCTTAA
- a CDS encoding histidine phosphatase family protein produces MVEIPTTRTTHICLVRHGETEWNAERRIQGQIDIGLNDTGRRQAVAAGRWLRTAGIMALYSSDLKRAWTTAQAIGAELGLVPTAVPEMRERRYGVFEGLTYDKAKTNHPDGYAAFEGRNADYDFENGESLLVMFARVTGKLQELAARHPGETIAIVLHGGVLDIINRFVRGNALEAPRDFLIPNAGINWIAVEDGQWQLKTWGETDHLEPGALDELPA; encoded by the coding sequence ATGGTGGAAATCCCTACAACCCGGACAACGCATATTTGCCTGGTGCGCCACGGCGAAACCGAATGGAATGCCGAGCGGCGTATCCAGGGTCAGATCGACATCGGCCTCAATGACACCGGCCGCCGCCAGGCTGTAGCCGCCGGGCGCTGGCTCAGGACGGCCGGGATTATGGCCTTGTACAGCAGTGATCTCAAGCGCGCCTGGACGACGGCGCAAGCCATTGGCGCTGAGCTGGGTCTGGTGCCGACCGCCGTGCCCGAAATGCGTGAACGGCGCTACGGTGTTTTCGAAGGCCTGACCTACGATAAGGCAAAGACGAATCATCCCGATGGTTATGCGGCCTTCGAAGGACGTAACGCCGACTACGATTTCGAGAATGGTGAAAGCCTGCTCGTCATGTTCGCCCGGGTGACCGGCAAACTCCAGGAACTGGCGGCCCGGCATCCGGGCGAGACCATCGCCATCGTCCTGCACGGCGGGGTGCTCGACATCATCAACCGTTTCGTGCGCGGCAACGCACTGGAGGCACCACGTGACTTCCTGATTCCCAACGCAGGCATCAACTGGATTGCGGTGGAGGATGGTCAATGGCAGCTGAAAACATGGGGCGAAACCGATCATCTCGAGCCGGGTGCCCTTGATGAGCTTCCGGCGTGA
- a CDS encoding TRAP transporter large permease subunit, whose protein sequence is MMEWMIANMAPLMFGALVVFLLCGYPVAFSLAANGIVFGLIGMELGLLTPAIFQALPERIFGIMANDTLLAIPFFTFMGLILERSGMAEDLLDTIGQLFGPLRGGLAYAVIFVGALLAATTGVVAASVISMGLISLPIMLRYGYDKRLASGVIAASGTLAQIIPPSLVLIIMADQLGKSVGDMYEGAFIPGLILTGLYVGYVAVLSVIKPSACPALPLEARSLRGFKLLFRVLTTLVPPLVLIFLVLGTIFLGIATPTEGGAMGAAGALILAIARQRLSFKLLKQAMETTGKLSSFVVFILVGSTVFGLIFRAVNGDLWVEHLLLGLPGGQVGFLIVVNLLVFLLAFFLDFFELSFIIVPLLAPVADKLGIDLVWFGVLLAVNMQTSFMHPPFGFALFYLRSVAPSSVKTTDIYWGAIPFVCIQIIMVALIIIFPNIVSYGDEAQKEQQRLEKEGKAPEAIDLDSLMKRSEEEPDANKDDDKSAADLLKNLQSDSK, encoded by the coding sequence ATAATGGAATGGATGATCGCCAACATGGCGCCGCTGATGTTCGGTGCCCTCGTCGTCTTCCTGCTCTGCGGCTATCCGGTGGCTTTTTCGCTGGCTGCCAACGGCATTGTCTTCGGCCTCATCGGCATGGAACTTGGCCTGCTCACGCCGGCCATCTTCCAGGCCCTGCCCGAGCGCATCTTCGGCATCATGGCCAACGACACGCTGCTCGCCATCCCCTTCTTTACCTTCATGGGGCTGATTCTTGAACGATCCGGCATGGCCGAGGACCTGCTCGACACCATCGGCCAGCTGTTCGGCCCCTTGCGTGGCGGCCTCGCTTACGCCGTCATCTTCGTCGGTGCCCTGCTCGCCGCGACGACCGGTGTGGTGGCTGCCTCGGTGATTTCAATGGGCCTGATCTCGCTACCCATCATGCTCCGCTACGGCTACGACAAGCGGCTTGCTTCGGGCGTCATTGCCGCTTCCGGCACACTGGCTCAGATCATCCCGCCGTCGCTGGTGCTCATCATCATGGCCGACCAGCTCGGCAAATCGGTCGGCGACATGTACGAAGGCGCCTTCATTCCCGGCCTGATCCTCACTGGCCTGTACGTTGGCTATGTCGCCGTCCTCTCCGTCATCAAACCGAGCGCCTGCCCGGCTCTGCCGCTTGAAGCACGCAGCCTGCGCGGTTTCAAGCTCCTGTTCCGCGTCCTCACGACACTGGTGCCGCCGCTGGTCCTCATCTTCCTCGTCCTCGGCACCATCTTCCTCGGCATTGCCACGCCGACCGAAGGCGGCGCCATGGGTGCTGCCGGCGCGCTGATCCTTGCCATCGCCCGCCAGCGTCTGAGCTTCAAACTGCTCAAACAGGCGATGGAAACGACCGGCAAGCTGTCCTCGTTCGTTGTTTTCATCCTGGTCGGCTCGACGGTATTCGGTCTGATCTTCCGCGCCGTCAATGGTGACCTGTGGGTCGAACACCTGCTGCTCGGCCTGCCCGGCGGACAGGTCGGCTTCCTCATCGTGGTCAACCTGCTGGTCTTCCTGCTCGCCTTCTTCCTCGACTTCTTCGAACTGTCCTTCATCATCGTGCCACTGCTTGCTCCGGTGGCTGACAAGCTGGGCATTGATCTGGTCTGGTTCGGCGTATTGCTCGCGGTCAACATGCAGACCTCCTTCATGCACCCGCCCTTCGGCTTCGCGCTGTTCTACCTGCGCTCGGTGGCACCATCGTCCGTCAAGACGACGGACATCTACTGGGGTGCCATTCCCTTCGTTTGCATTCAGATCATCATGGTCGCGCTGATCATCATCTTCCCGAACATCGTCAGCTATGGTGACGAGGCGCAGAAGGAGCAGCAGAGACTGGAGAAGGAAGGCAAGGCGCCGGAAGCCATCGATCTGGACTCGCTCATGAAGCGTAGCGAAGAAGAACCCGACGCAAACAAGGACGACGATAAATCGGCGGCCGACCTGCTCAAGAACCTGCAGAGCGACAGCAAGTAA
- a CDS encoding TRAP transporter small permease subunit: MTLLLQLSQLIDKLNERIGKAAFWLVLVMTIICSINATVRFIFNYSSNGLLEIQWYLFAAVFLLCAPYTLQKNEHVRIDVVAGKLSPKGQAWIDILGTIFFLLPMVITILWLSLPLVADSFHINEMSANAGGLIRWPVKMILPVAFTLLALQGISELIKRLAFLAGRIDDPGQKDKGPTAEEELAAAIAAAKAKEAK, translated from the coding sequence GTGACCCTTCTGCTCCAGCTCTCGCAGCTGATCGACAAGCTCAACGAGCGCATTGGCAAAGCCGCCTTCTGGCTCGTGCTGGTGATGACCATCATCTGCTCCATCAACGCCACCGTCCGCTTCATCTTCAACTACAGCTCGAACGGCCTGCTGGAAATCCAGTGGTATTTGTTTGCTGCCGTTTTCCTGCTCTGCGCACCCTATACGCTACAGAAAAACGAGCATGTCCGCATCGACGTTGTCGCCGGCAAGCTTTCACCCAAAGGACAGGCCTGGATCGACATACTCGGCACCATTTTCTTCCTGCTGCCGATGGTCATCACCATTCTCTGGCTGTCATTGCCACTGGTTGCCGACTCCTTCCACATCAATGAAATGTCGGCCAATGCCGGGGGGCTGATCCGCTGGCCGGTCAAGATGATCCTGCCCGTCGCCTTCACCCTGCTTGCACTGCAAGGCATTTCCGAGCTGATCAAGCGCCTGGCCTTCCTTGCTGGCCGCATCGACGACCCCGGCCAAAAAGACAAGGGCCCGACGGCCGAAGAAGAACTGGCCGCCGCCATCGCCGCCGCCAAAGCCAAGGAGGCCAAATAA